A section of the Bombus fervidus isolate BK054 chromosome 9, iyBomFerv1, whole genome shotgun sequence genome encodes:
- the Fanci gene encoding Fanconi anemia complementation group I isoform X3 — translation MSQRFEKLRERGNKSEICAFVQESSVEQLTRLIHSSICKSNGIKTLDDLLQAFSNSEACQTKRRKVIESTLKNLEETNISLGQANAIVSRIISDLPNYSKQHLVKLVDFCLTNIRNNNNELCSWKDLLPALLEALENEKYIVHADAEVSGTEYKSLIIKAICNYHWNVNLLPSLAKMFGDMVLDKTDRNEVLRTLCSALPNLPLNQVPSFTYQTLKLCPNQDNRKLLNALSKYFELCYSKTSLSDDSNSLENIDTINLKEVQDIESTVLYHVYQASQLNHENMKDFIRFLKHVSHAPEYVLQPFILSVLMSVSTIYEDQIFEILRLAVVNSNLEKEKRQNSAWMRQLLPTPCNIIGIIRQVIDSSNKDRHLVLRGLTNLAFTLMNADQKSKNNATAMWRIGSEIIREIIKKRHETVPIVLQELINKIVAGGMPTTHYTDCLKYMCRELSIVILDHQVWIITILERLLFLHPTVANQVLYAILPLARVSPNIRENLLLTLRKALYRKGALKRQTAVTGYLEMLKYTNVHSQLSFRLSQFNDSISASSRSTLTQITLEYNSQRGKSVTDCDKTLYYEISDILKKTFTYEYETRLHLYESLYGTVTKNPEITEILVDMLLSHLNLYLHTDDSALPPVKLELCTDVHGMEVVLQEPIAQLIFTLQKTYINTVVKNSHTLEKLHDILKSLCRKMAITELEHLNLEHGTDLLHEDFPKSEIKLKNLGMVIGIYEALMAFRIGEWSKGNEESSHDTNNLFKGYTRLIDFIKKQSTKTKKSDGNKSKKDRDPNNTTKKPAKSNNIKIPNTIMDLDVIRQSLPLLFSRSSTQNDVTLRRDHSFCCYILQTCEQLLQHTKSFIQDTSQLQNHNYINTYIDVGRLLYKYFVQNLDDALINDEQVTILALQCFKEISCCICTLLSSELPKFLNSIFEVQSKKESKSTNINSQLQEIIFSLKSYLKKFLTEETHNDREKVSFLLLQTIEQFTYKINFEDYNSEEMLECIKEIIQVEDIQSPIVPTIIQFFLNLEEHSQECGDTLNEICTELCEKAGSIDNVAIELVANGSYKSIREDTILQVYNVLSGHIKQKLDNASWLLMRLKAEDTIARAPGTIDETWNNNLRDKERNLCKQLSYLAQALQTLANTLIKPGPSTDFTFKNLQYLYHLLGNLTKYFYAKSNDQNAAFQAVKFIQVVQIAGKSLKSAFYNLVTYVEENQNKLKLKSDSYAQRNKILKETKVIPRVVYEIEQFNKEILLLGKKTGIPLENYLKRSITRDFRIKNPQLIEGLEGMDVSLLNTQAPENPESETSNMNDCDSNSDDDTSQSKRLRVDD, via the exons atgaGTCAACGGTTTGAAAAATTGAGAGAACGTGGCAATAAATCAGAAATATGCGCATTTGTTCAAGAATCGAGTGTGGAACAG CTTACGCGATTAATACATAGTAGTATTTGTAAATCGAATGGAATAAAAACATTAGATGACCTTCTGCAAGCATTTTCCAATTCTGAAGCCTGTCAAACTAAGCGACGAAAAGTGATTGAATCTACGTTAAAAAATTTGGAGGAAACTAACATATCTCTAGGGCAGGCAAATGCGATCGTTAGCCGAATAATTTCTGACTTGCCAAACTATTCAAAGCAACATCTTGTCAAACTTGTTGACTTCTGTCTCACAAATAttcgcaataataataatgagcTATGCAG tTGGAAGGATTTATTACCTGCATTATTGGAGGcattggaaaatgaaaaatatattgttcatGCAGATGCTGAAGTTTCTGGAACTGAATATAAATCACTAATTATTAAAGCCATATGTAATTATCATTGGAACGTCAATCTTTTACCATCTTTGGCAAAAATGTTTGG GGATATGGTACTAGATAAAACAGATCGTAATGAGGTTTTGAGGACATTATGTTCTGCTCTTCCAAATCTTCCTTTGAATCAAGTACCCTCATTCACATATCAGACGTTAAAATTATGTCCAAATCAAGATAATAGAAAGCTTTTGAATGCCTTGTCCAAATACTTTGAGCTATGTTATTCAAAAACAAGTTTGTCTGATGACAGTAATAGTCTTGAAAATATTg atacaattaatttaaaagaggTACAAGACATTGAGAGCACTGTTTTGTATCATGTGTACCAAGCTTCTCAGTTAAATCATGAAAACATGAAAGATTTTATCCGTTTTCTTAAACATGTGTCTCATGCCCCAGAGTACGTGCTACAACCCTTTATACTCTCTGTACTGATGTCAGTTTCTACAATATATGAAGATCAG atatttgaaatattaagatTGGCTGTGGTTAATAGTAacttagaaaaagaaaaacgacaaAACAGTGCATGGATGAGACAACTTTTACCTACACCTTGCAATATAATTGGGATTATTCGACAGGTCATTGATAGCAG cAATAAAGATCGTCATTTAGTACTAAGGGGACTTACAAATTTAGCTTTTACGTTAATGAATGCTGATCAAAAATCCAAAAATAATGCAACAGCTATGTGGCGTATTGGATCCGAAATAATACgagaaataattaagaaacgtCACGAGACAGTTCCTATCGTGCTACAGGAgttgattaataaaatagtagCAGGTGGTATGCCGACAACACACTATACAG ATTGTTTAAAGTATATGTGCCGCGAATTGTCAATAGTTATTTTGGATCACCAAGTCTGGATTATAACTATCCTCGAACGATTGTTATTTTTACACCCTACAGTTGCTAATCAAGTTTTGTATGCTATTTTGCCATTGGCGCGTGTTTCACCAAATATACGAGAAAATCTTTTATTGACTTTGAGAAAAGCTCTTTACAGGAAAGGTGCATTAAAACGACAAACAGCTGTGACAGGATATCttgaaatgttgaaatataCAAACGTGCATTCTCAACTTAGCTTTAGACTTAGTCAATTTAATGATTCAATTAGCGCTAGTTCTAGGTCAACATTAACTCAg ATAACTCTGGAGTATAATTCGCAACGAGGAAAATCGGTGACAGACTGCGataaaactttatattatgaaatatcggatatattaaaaaagaccTTTACTTATGAGTATGAAACCAGATTACACTTGTACGAAA GCCTGTATGGTACTGTGACCAAAAATCCCGAAATAACAGAAATTCTAGTAGACATGCTCCTTTCACATTTGAATTTATATCTTCATACAGATGATAGTGCCTTGCCACCTGTAAAATTGGAATTGTGTACAGATGTCCATGGAATGGAAGTAGTATTACAAGAACCTATTGCTCAATTGATATTTACGTTACAAAAGACATATATTAATACAGTTGTAAAAAATTCACATACACTTGAAAAATTACATGATATTTTGAAATCACTGTGCAGGAAAATGGCGATTACAGAATTGGAGCATTTAAATttg GAACATGGAACTGACTTACTTCATGAAGACTTTCCAAAGTCAGAGATCAAGTTAAAGAATCTTGGTATGGTCATTGGGATATATGAGGCTTTAATGGCGTTTCGAATTGGAGAATGGTCGAAGGGGAATGAGGAAAGCTCTCATGATACTAACAATTTGTTTAAAGGATATACACGTTTGATAGACTTTATTAAAAAG CAATCcacaaaaacgaaaaaaagtgatggtaataaatctaaaaagGACAGAGATCCCAATAATACAACTAAAAAGCCGGCTAAatcaaataatatcaaaataccAAATACTATTATGGATTTGGATGTAATTCGTCAAAGTCTACCGCTCTTATTTTC TAGGTCTTCTACTCAAAATGATGTTACACTTAGAAGAGACCATAGCTTTTGTTGCTATATATTACAAACATGTGAACAACTCTTGCAACATACAAAATCATTTATACAGGATACCTCTCAATTGCAAAATCATaactatataaatacatatattgatGTTGGAAG attgctttataaatattttgtacaaaatcTGGATGATGCACTTATAAATGATGAACAAGTAACTATATTGGCTTTACAATGTTTCAAGGAAATTTCTTGCTGCATATGTACATTACTCTCATCTGAATTACCAAAATTTCTCAATTCaattt TTGAAGTACAATCCAAGAAGGAATCAAAATCTACAAATATCAATTCTCAAttacaagaaattattttttcattgaaGTCGTACCTCAAGAAGTTTCTTACAGAAGAAACGCACAATGACAGGGAGAAAGTATCATTTCTGTTATTACAAACAATAGAACAATTTACATATAAGATTAACTTTGAAGATTACAATTCTGAAGAG ATGCTCGAatgtataaaagaaattattcaagTAGAAGATATTCAAAGCCCTATTGTTCCTACAATCATACAATTCTTCTTGAACTTGGAAGAACATAGTCAAGAATGTGGAGATACATTGAATGAAATTTGTACAGAATTATGTGAAAAAGCTGGAAGCATTGATAAC GTAGCAATTGAATTAGTAGCAAATGGTTCATATAAAAGTATACGTGAAGATACTATACTACAAGTTTATAATGTTTTGAGTGGTCacattaaacaaaaattggaTAATGCTTCGTGGTTATTGATGCGATTAAAGGCAGAAGACACTATAGCTAGAGCACCTGGAACAATTGATGAaactt GGAATAACAATTTAAGAGATAAAGAACGAAATCTATGTAAACAATTATCTTATCTTGCTCAAGCACTTCAAACATTAGCTAATACATTAATCAAACCAGGTCCATCCACTGACTTTactttcaaaaatttacaatacTTGTATCATTTACTTGGTAATCTTACAAAATACTTTTATGCTAAATCGAATGATCAGAATGCAGCGTTTCAAGCAGTCAA ATTCATTCAGGTGGTACAAATAGCTGGAAAATCATTAAAGTCTGCTTTCTATAATTTGGTAACATATGTAGAG gaaaatcaaaataaattaaaattaaaatccgATTCATACGCacaaaggaataaaattttaaaagaaaccaAAGTAATACCTCGTGTAGTATATGAAATCGAGCaatttaacaaagaaatacTATTACTTGGCAAAAAAACGGGC ATACCGCTAGAAAATTACTTGAAACGAAGTATAACGAGagattttagaattaaaaatccACAACTAATAGAGGGACTTGAGGGAATGGATGTCAGTTTA CTCAATACACAAGCCCCAGAAAACCCTGAGAGTGAAACATCAAATATGAATGATTGTGACAGCAATAGTGATGATGATACATCTCAAAGCAAACGACTCAGGGTGGATGATtga
- the Fanci gene encoding Fanconi anemia complementation group I isoform X2, translating into MSQRFEKLRERGNKSEICAFVQESSVEQLTRLIHSSICKSNGIKTLDDLLQAFSNSEACQTKRRKVIESTLKNLEETNISLGQANAIVSRIISDLPNYSKQHLVKLVDFCLTNIRNNNNELCSWKDLLPALLEALENEKYIVHADAEVSGTEYKSLIIKAICNYHWNVNLLPSLAKMFGDMVLDKTDRNEVLRTLCSALPNLPLNQVPSFTYQTLKLCPNQDNRKLLNALSKYFELCYSKTSLSDDSNSLENIDTINLKEVQDIESTVLYHVYQASQLNHENMKDFIRFLKHVSHAPEYVLQPFILSVLMSVSTIYEDQIFEILRLAVVNSNLEKEKRQNSAWMRQLLPTPCNIIGIIRQVIDSSNKDRHLVLRGLTNLAFTLMNADQKSKNNATAMWRIGSEIIREIIKKRHETVPIVLQELINKIVAGGMPTTHYTDCLKYMCRELSIVILDHQVWIITILERLLFLHPTVANQVLYAILPLARVSPNIRENLLLTLRKALYRKGALKRQTAVTGYLEMLKYTNVHSQLSFRLSQFNDSISASSRSTLTQITLEYNSQRGKSVTDCDKTLYYEISDILKKTFTYEYETRLHLYESLYGTVTKNPEITEILVDMLLSHLNLYLHTDDSALPPVKLELCTDVHGMEVVLQEPIAQLIFTLQKTYINTVVKNSHTLEKLHDILKSLCRKMAITELEHLNLEHGTDLLHEDFPKSEIKLKNLGMVIGIYEALMAFRIGEWSKGNEESSHDTNNLFKGYTRLIDFIKKQSTKTKKSDGNKSKKDRDPNNTTKKPAKSNNIKIPNTIMDLDVIRQSLPLLFSSSTQNDVTLRRDHSFCCYILQTCEQLLQHTKSFIQDTSQLQNHNYINTYIDVGRLLYKYFVQNLDDALINDEQVTILALQCFKEISCCICTLLSSELPKFLNSIFEVQSKKESKSTNINSQLQEIIFSLKSYLKKFLTEETHNDREKVSFLLLQTIEQFTYKINFEDYNSEEMLECIKEIIQVEDIQSPIVPTIIQFFLNLEEHSQECGDTLNEICTELCEKAGSIDNVAIELVANGSYKSIREDTILQVYNVLSGHIKQKLDNASWLLMRLKAEDTIARAPGTIDETCKYKFEIPNQNFIIFIKNDIVLTGNNNLRDKERNLCKQLSYLAQALQTLANTLIKPGPSTDFTFKNLQYLYHLLGNLTKYFYAKSNDQNAAFQAVKFIQVVQIAGKSLKSAFYNLVTYVEENQNKLKLKSDSYAQRNKILKETKVIPRVVYEIEQFNKEILLLGKKTGIPLENYLKRSITRDFRIKNPQLIEGLEGMDVSLLNTQAPENPESETSNMNDCDSNSDDDTSQSKRLRVDD; encoded by the exons atgaGTCAACGGTTTGAAAAATTGAGAGAACGTGGCAATAAATCAGAAATATGCGCATTTGTTCAAGAATCGAGTGTGGAACAG CTTACGCGATTAATACATAGTAGTATTTGTAAATCGAATGGAATAAAAACATTAGATGACCTTCTGCAAGCATTTTCCAATTCTGAAGCCTGTCAAACTAAGCGACGAAAAGTGATTGAATCTACGTTAAAAAATTTGGAGGAAACTAACATATCTCTAGGGCAGGCAAATGCGATCGTTAGCCGAATAATTTCTGACTTGCCAAACTATTCAAAGCAACATCTTGTCAAACTTGTTGACTTCTGTCTCACAAATAttcgcaataataataatgagcTATGCAG tTGGAAGGATTTATTACCTGCATTATTGGAGGcattggaaaatgaaaaatatattgttcatGCAGATGCTGAAGTTTCTGGAACTGAATATAAATCACTAATTATTAAAGCCATATGTAATTATCATTGGAACGTCAATCTTTTACCATCTTTGGCAAAAATGTTTGG GGATATGGTACTAGATAAAACAGATCGTAATGAGGTTTTGAGGACATTATGTTCTGCTCTTCCAAATCTTCCTTTGAATCAAGTACCCTCATTCACATATCAGACGTTAAAATTATGTCCAAATCAAGATAATAGAAAGCTTTTGAATGCCTTGTCCAAATACTTTGAGCTATGTTATTCAAAAACAAGTTTGTCTGATGACAGTAATAGTCTTGAAAATATTg atacaattaatttaaaagaggTACAAGACATTGAGAGCACTGTTTTGTATCATGTGTACCAAGCTTCTCAGTTAAATCATGAAAACATGAAAGATTTTATCCGTTTTCTTAAACATGTGTCTCATGCCCCAGAGTACGTGCTACAACCCTTTATACTCTCTGTACTGATGTCAGTTTCTACAATATATGAAGATCAG atatttgaaatattaagatTGGCTGTGGTTAATAGTAacttagaaaaagaaaaacgacaaAACAGTGCATGGATGAGACAACTTTTACCTACACCTTGCAATATAATTGGGATTATTCGACAGGTCATTGATAGCAG cAATAAAGATCGTCATTTAGTACTAAGGGGACTTACAAATTTAGCTTTTACGTTAATGAATGCTGATCAAAAATCCAAAAATAATGCAACAGCTATGTGGCGTATTGGATCCGAAATAATACgagaaataattaagaaacgtCACGAGACAGTTCCTATCGTGCTACAGGAgttgattaataaaatagtagCAGGTGGTATGCCGACAACACACTATACAG ATTGTTTAAAGTATATGTGCCGCGAATTGTCAATAGTTATTTTGGATCACCAAGTCTGGATTATAACTATCCTCGAACGATTGTTATTTTTACACCCTACAGTTGCTAATCAAGTTTTGTATGCTATTTTGCCATTGGCGCGTGTTTCACCAAATATACGAGAAAATCTTTTATTGACTTTGAGAAAAGCTCTTTACAGGAAAGGTGCATTAAAACGACAAACAGCTGTGACAGGATATCttgaaatgttgaaatataCAAACGTGCATTCTCAACTTAGCTTTAGACTTAGTCAATTTAATGATTCAATTAGCGCTAGTTCTAGGTCAACATTAACTCAg ATAACTCTGGAGTATAATTCGCAACGAGGAAAATCGGTGACAGACTGCGataaaactttatattatgaaatatcggatatattaaaaaagaccTTTACTTATGAGTATGAAACCAGATTACACTTGTACGAAA GCCTGTATGGTACTGTGACCAAAAATCCCGAAATAACAGAAATTCTAGTAGACATGCTCCTTTCACATTTGAATTTATATCTTCATACAGATGATAGTGCCTTGCCACCTGTAAAATTGGAATTGTGTACAGATGTCCATGGAATGGAAGTAGTATTACAAGAACCTATTGCTCAATTGATATTTACGTTACAAAAGACATATATTAATACAGTTGTAAAAAATTCACATACACTTGAAAAATTACATGATATTTTGAAATCACTGTGCAGGAAAATGGCGATTACAGAATTGGAGCATTTAAATttg GAACATGGAACTGACTTACTTCATGAAGACTTTCCAAAGTCAGAGATCAAGTTAAAGAATCTTGGTATGGTCATTGGGATATATGAGGCTTTAATGGCGTTTCGAATTGGAGAATGGTCGAAGGGGAATGAGGAAAGCTCTCATGATACTAACAATTTGTTTAAAGGATATACACGTTTGATAGACTTTATTAAAAAG CAATCcacaaaaacgaaaaaaagtgatggtaataaatctaaaaagGACAGAGATCCCAATAATACAACTAAAAAGCCGGCTAAatcaaataatatcaaaataccAAATACTATTATGGATTTGGATGTAATTCGTCAAAGTCTACCGCTCTTATTTTC GTCTTCTACTCAAAATGATGTTACACTTAGAAGAGACCATAGCTTTTGTTGCTATATATTACAAACATGTGAACAACTCTTGCAACATACAAAATCATTTATACAGGATACCTCTCAATTGCAAAATCATaactatataaatacatatattgatGTTGGAAG attgctttataaatattttgtacaaaatcTGGATGATGCACTTATAAATGATGAACAAGTAACTATATTGGCTTTACAATGTTTCAAGGAAATTTCTTGCTGCATATGTACATTACTCTCATCTGAATTACCAAAATTTCTCAATTCaattt TTGAAGTACAATCCAAGAAGGAATCAAAATCTACAAATATCAATTCTCAAttacaagaaattattttttcattgaaGTCGTACCTCAAGAAGTTTCTTACAGAAGAAACGCACAATGACAGGGAGAAAGTATCATTTCTGTTATTACAAACAATAGAACAATTTACATATAAGATTAACTTTGAAGATTACAATTCTGAAGAG ATGCTCGAatgtataaaagaaattattcaagTAGAAGATATTCAAAGCCCTATTGTTCCTACAATCATACAATTCTTCTTGAACTTGGAAGAACATAGTCAAGAATGTGGAGATACATTGAATGAAATTTGTACAGAATTATGTGAAAAAGCTGGAAGCATTGATAAC GTAGCAATTGAATTAGTAGCAAATGGTTCATATAAAAGTATACGTGAAGATACTATACTACAAGTTTATAATGTTTTGAGTGGTCacattaaacaaaaattggaTAATGCTTCGTGGTTATTGATGCGATTAAAGGCAGAAGACACTATAGCTAGAGCACCTGGAACAATTGATGAaacttgtaaatataaatttgaaattccaaatcaaaattttataatattcataaaaaatgatattgtCTTAACAGGGAATAACAATTTAAGAGATAAAGAACGAAATCTATGTAAACAATTATCTTATCTTGCTCAAGCACTTCAAACATTAGCTAATACATTAATCAAACCAGGTCCATCCACTGACTTTactttcaaaaatttacaatacTTGTATCATTTACTTGGTAATCTTACAAAATACTTTTATGCTAAATCGAATGATCAGAATGCAGCGTTTCAAGCAGTCAA ATTCATTCAGGTGGTACAAATAGCTGGAAAATCATTAAAGTCTGCTTTCTATAATTTGGTAACATATGTAGAG gaaaatcaaaataaattaaaattaaaatccgATTCATACGCacaaaggaataaaattttaaaagaaaccaAAGTAATACCTCGTGTAGTATATGAAATCGAGCaatttaacaaagaaatacTATTACTTGGCAAAAAAACGGGC ATACCGCTAGAAAATTACTTGAAACGAAGTATAACGAGagattttagaattaaaaatccACAACTAATAGAGGGACTTGAGGGAATGGATGTCAGTTTA CTCAATACACAAGCCCCAGAAAACCCTGAGAGTGAAACATCAAATATGAATGATTGTGACAGCAATAGTGATGATGATACATCTCAAAGCAAACGACTCAGGGTGGATGATtga